In Priestia megaterium NBRC 15308 = ATCC 14581, the following proteins share a genomic window:
- a CDS encoding Cof-type HAD-IIB family hydrolase — protein MRNDQHLIALDLDGTLLTNEKTISPTTKRVLEKAKQEGHIVMIATGRPYRSSAMYYSELDLSTPIVNFNGALVHHPLQPDFGTHHEPLNRRTVHDIVTAMQDYRINNIMAEVQDDVYLHFEDRKLMDVLSLGDPKLQTGDLRHTLQHDPTSILIHADEEHVQDIRSHLSDVHAEVLEHRRWGAPWHVVEIVKKGLNKAVGLERVANHYQIPRERIIAFGDEDNDFEMIKFAGHGIAMENGISELKQLAREVTKSNENDGIAYYLEKTLNL, from the coding sequence ATGAGAAACGATCAACACTTAATCGCCTTAGATCTGGATGGAACATTGTTAACGAATGAAAAAACCATTTCACCTACAACGAAACGGGTATTAGAAAAAGCCAAACAAGAAGGACATATTGTAATGATTGCAACTGGAAGACCTTATCGTTCCAGTGCTATGTATTACAGCGAATTAGATTTATCCACGCCTATCGTAAACTTTAACGGAGCGCTTGTCCATCACCCCCTTCAGCCTGATTTCGGCACGCATCACGAACCTTTAAACCGCCGCACTGTCCATGACATTGTGACAGCTATGCAAGACTATCGCATCAACAATATCATGGCAGAAGTACAAGATGATGTGTATCTTCATTTTGAAGATCGAAAATTAATGGATGTACTTAGCCTAGGGGATCCTAAATTACAAACAGGTGATTTGCGTCATACGCTGCAGCACGATCCAACGTCTATTTTAATTCACGCAGATGAAGAACATGTACAAGATATACGCTCTCACCTTTCAGATGTTCATGCAGAAGTACTAGAACATAGACGCTGGGGAGCACCTTGGCATGTCGTTGAAATTGTAAAAAAAGGACTTAATAAAGCTGTAGGTCTTGAGCGCGTAGCTAATCATTATCAAATTCCACGCGAACGAATTATTGCGTTTGGAGATGAAGACAATGATTTTGAAATGATTAAATTTGCAGGACACGGTATCGCCATGGAAAATGGTATTAGCGAATTAAAACAGCTAGCGCGTGAAGTAACAAAATCGAATGAAAATGATGGTATTGCTTATTATTTGGAAAAAACGTTAAATTTATAA
- a CDS encoding metal-sulfur cluster assembly factor, whose amino-acid sequence MDKQLEDKIMESLEEVIDPELGVDIVNLGLVYGVEMEENNTVIVTMTLTSIGCPLAGVIGEQVKKQLISLEEVENVEVNITFNPPWDKDRMTRYAKIALGVQ is encoded by the coding sequence ATGGATAAACAGTTAGAAGATAAAATCATGGAATCACTAGAAGAAGTAATTGATCCAGAGCTTGGCGTTGATATCGTAAATTTAGGCTTAGTGTACGGTGTAGAAATGGAAGAAAACAACACGGTTATCGTGACGATGACGTTAACTTCTATCGGCTGCCCGCTGGCTGGTGTGATTGGCGAACAAGTGAAAAAACAATTAATTTCGCTTGAAGAAGTAGAAAATGTAGAAGTGAATATCACATTTAATCCGCCATGGGATAAAGATCGCATGACGCGCTACGCTAAAATTGCATTAGGTGTTCAATAA
- the argC gene encoding N-acetyl-gamma-glutamyl-phosphate reductase, with protein MKEYKVGIVGATGYGGVELIRLLANHPHFHVYAVYSSSQDGMELAEVYPHLSNTVYTLQDINPKKMAEELDLVFTATPSGVSSKLVPQLIEEGIKVVDLSGDFRLKTEALYEKWYKKPAADGIFLHQSVYGLSEWFADEVESSTFVANPGCYPTATLLGLAPLVSKQMVKSNSIIIDAKSGISGAGRGLSQMAHYAEINENMKIYKVNHHQHIPEIESILEKWDEEIGHVTFSTHLVPMTRGIMSTIYAELSEESSVQELHQLYVDTYQNSPFVRVRKAGEFPSTKEVSASNYCDIGVAFDERTKRVTIVSVIDNLVKGAAGQAIQNANIMMGFEQQAGIGLLPVFP; from the coding sequence ATGAAAGAATACAAGGTAGGAATTGTTGGAGCAACAGGGTATGGAGGAGTAGAACTGATTCGTTTGTTAGCGAATCACCCACATTTTCATGTTTATGCAGTTTATTCATCCTCTCAGGATGGGATGGAACTAGCAGAAGTTTATCCTCACCTTTCTAATACTGTATATACACTGCAAGATATAAACCCTAAGAAGATGGCTGAAGAATTAGATTTAGTGTTTACAGCAACTCCGTCCGGTGTTTCTAGCAAACTTGTACCTCAATTAATAGAAGAAGGAATAAAAGTGGTAGATCTATCTGGAGATTTTAGATTAAAAACAGAAGCGCTTTATGAAAAATGGTACAAAAAGCCTGCTGCGGATGGAATATTTTTGCATCAGTCTGTGTATGGATTATCAGAATGGTTTGCAGACGAAGTTGAAAGCAGTACGTTCGTTGCGAATCCGGGTTGTTATCCAACAGCTACACTGCTTGGGTTAGCTCCCCTCGTTAGTAAACAAATGGTGAAATCAAACTCTATTATCATTGATGCAAAGTCCGGGATCTCAGGAGCAGGACGCGGTCTTTCGCAAATGGCTCATTATGCTGAAATCAATGAAAATATGAAAATATACAAAGTTAATCACCATCAGCATATCCCAGAAATCGAATCTATTTTAGAAAAGTGGGATGAAGAAATTGGCCACGTTACGTTCAGTACGCACTTAGTTCCAATGACGCGAGGGATTATGAGTACAATATACGCTGAACTTTCTGAAGAAAGCTCAGTACAAGAGCTTCATCAGCTATATGTAGATACATATCAAAACTCCCCGTTCGTTCGCGTTCGAAAAGCTGGTGAATTTCCGTCTACTAAAGAAGTAAGTGCATCAAATTATTGCGATATCGGTGTTGCATTTGACGAACGAACAAAGCGTGTCACGATTGTTTCTGTCATTGATAACTTAGTTAAAGGGGCAGCCGGCCAGGCCATTCAAAATGCCAATATCATGATGGGATTTGAACAGCAAGCGGGTATCGGGCTACTGCCTGTCTTCCCATAA
- the argJ gene encoding bifunctional ornithine acetyltransferase/N-acetylglutamate synthase, with translation MITVKQTKEKIKKIENGTIVTPLGFSADGVHAGLRYAKKDLGVIVSDVPANCAAVYTLNAFQAAPLAVTKESVAVEQKLQAIVVNSACANACTGEQGLKDAYQMRNTCAKKLNILPHHVAVASTGVIGELLDMEKIVKGIGLLSPSSNKEKAEEFQTAILTTDTVMKSACYETKIDGKVVTIGGTAKGSGMIHPNMATMLSFITTDAKVEASVLQDALGSITNKSFNQITVDGDTSTNDMVVVLANGKADHQSLTPDHPEWNSFYEALRLTCEDLAKQIARDGEGATKLIEVNVSGAHTNEEANVIAKQIVGSNLVKTAMYGADANWGRIICSVGYSGVALNPETVNVSLGNIQMLENSQPVSFSEEEAKAYLENDTVEVYVDLQQGSGIGKAWGCDLTYDYVKINASYRT, from the coding sequence GTGATTACGGTTAAACAAACGAAAGAAAAGATAAAGAAAATAGAGAACGGTACAATTGTAACGCCGCTAGGTTTTTCAGCAGACGGCGTTCACGCTGGTTTACGTTATGCTAAAAAAGATTTAGGAGTTATTGTAAGCGATGTGCCAGCTAATTGCGCAGCTGTTTACACGCTTAACGCCTTCCAAGCGGCGCCTTTAGCTGTTACAAAAGAAAGTGTAGCGGTGGAGCAGAAGCTGCAAGCGATCGTTGTGAACAGCGCATGTGCAAATGCATGTACTGGAGAACAAGGATTAAAAGATGCATACCAAATGCGAAATACATGTGCAAAAAAGCTTAATATCCTACCTCATCATGTAGCGGTAGCTTCTACAGGCGTAATTGGAGAGCTTCTAGATATGGAAAAAATCGTGAAAGGCATTGGGTTGTTAAGTCCCTCGTCGAACAAAGAAAAAGCAGAAGAATTTCAAACGGCTATTTTAACAACAGATACAGTGATGAAATCAGCTTGCTATGAAACAAAAATTGACGGCAAAGTAGTCACCATTGGCGGCACAGCGAAAGGATCAGGCATGATTCACCCAAATATGGCTACGATGCTTAGCTTTATCACAACGGATGCTAAGGTTGAAGCTTCAGTGCTACAAGATGCGCTAGGTTCTATTACAAATAAAAGCTTTAATCAAATTACAGTGGATGGTGATACGTCCACCAACGATATGGTTGTTGTTTTAGCAAATGGAAAAGCTGATCACCAGTCGCTTACACCAGATCATCCTGAATGGAATTCGTTTTATGAAGCACTGCGCTTGACGTGTGAAGATTTAGCCAAACAAATTGCACGCGACGGTGAAGGAGCAACAAAACTAATTGAAGTAAACGTATCTGGTGCTCATACAAACGAAGAAGCAAATGTGATTGCTAAACAAATTGTGGGCTCGAACCTAGTGAAAACGGCCATGTATGGAGCCGATGCTAATTGGGGACGAATTATTTGTTCAGTTGGATACAGCGGAGTAGCGCTTAATCCAGAAACAGTGAATGTTTCGTTAGGCAATATCCAGATGTTAGAAAACAGTCAGCCTGTTTCATTTAGTGAAGAAGAGGCAAAGGCTTATTTAGAAAATGATACGGTCGAAGTCTATGTGGACTTACAGCAGGGAAGCGGGATCGGCAAAGCGTGGGGCTGCGATTTGACTTACGATTATGTCAAAATCAATGCCAGTTATCGAACGTAA
- the argB gene encoding acetylglutamate kinase translates to MSNEKIVVVKCGGSIVNQLTSAFFESIQQLKANGYQIIVVHGGGPDIQDTLTKLHIETEFVDGLRKTSKEALEVVTMVLAGKVNKQLVKDLQKSNLKAVGLSGIDGLLLKAEAIDVERLGYVGEVKGVNDTLLKQLTDSKYIPVVSSIGADEEGNSYNINADVAAGAVAQAVNAEKLMFVTDVKGVLKDGALLPELTKSEIDALIEEKVIYGGMIPKVTSAVNALSPLLEEVHIISGTDGFLDKEGKLIGTAIKYSGKGGEDSDEFIVSNISTV, encoded by the coding sequence ATGAGCAATGAAAAAATCGTCGTTGTAAAATGCGGAGGCAGCATTGTCAACCAGTTAACAAGCGCTTTTTTTGAAAGCATTCAGCAGTTAAAAGCAAATGGATATCAGATCATTGTTGTGCACGGAGGCGGACCTGATATTCAAGATACGCTTACCAAACTTCACATTGAAACGGAATTTGTAGATGGGCTTCGAAAAACGTCCAAAGAAGCATTAGAAGTTGTGACGATGGTATTAGCAGGCAAGGTTAATAAGCAGCTTGTAAAAGATCTACAAAAATCGAACTTAAAAGCGGTAGGACTATCAGGAATTGATGGATTATTGCTTAAAGCAGAGGCAATTGATGTGGAACGTCTAGGTTACGTTGGAGAAGTAAAAGGCGTAAACGATACATTATTAAAACAACTAACTGACAGTAAGTATATTCCAGTTGTTTCTTCCATTGGAGCAGATGAAGAAGGTAATAGCTATAATATTAATGCTGACGTGGCAGCCGGAGCCGTTGCACAAGCAGTAAATGCTGAAAAGCTGATGTTTGTAACGGATGTAAAAGGTGTGTTAAAGGATGGAGCATTGCTTCCTGAGCTTACAAAGTCAGAGATTGATGCACTTATTGAAGAAAAAGTAATTTATGGCGGAATGATTCCGAAAGTAACATCAGCGGTAAATGCGTTATCTCCTTTGCTTGAAGAAGTTCATATTATTAGCGGAACTGATGGATTTTTAGATAAGGAAGGAAAGCTGATTGGTACAGCAATTAAATATAGTGGGAAAGGTGGAGAAGATAGCGATGAGTTCATTGTTTCCAACATATCAACGGTTTGA
- a CDS encoding acetylornithine transaminase produces the protein MSSLFPTYQRFDIHVEEAQGTKLIDNKGNEYLDFISGIAVCNVGHRHPDVQKAVEEQLNKVWHVSNLFHQSIQEDVAGKLVERSNGDAVFFCNSGAEANEAAIKLARKYTQKHKIITFTKSFHGRTFATMTATGQAKIHDGFGPLVNEFVYVPYNDEEALKQEMDDSVAAIMVEVIQGEGGVVPGTEAFLLTIQELCKKHEALFIVDEVQTGIGRTGKPFAYQHFNVSPDIITAAKGLGSGMPVGAMIGKGYLKEAFGPGTHGTTFGGNPIALASAKATLNIIFNEAFLAEVTEKSLYFTNALKNSVADYSFVTDVRGKGFMIGIECGEHQSALLAAMREKGLLALGAGPHVVRLLPPLTVTKEELDQAIHIIEEAFSQTKITS, from the coding sequence ATGAGTTCATTGTTTCCAACATATCAACGGTTTGATATCCATGTGGAAGAGGCGCAAGGAACAAAATTAATAGATAACAAAGGAAATGAGTATTTAGATTTTATTTCAGGTATCGCTGTTTGTAACGTAGGTCATCGTCATCCTGATGTTCAAAAAGCGGTCGAAGAGCAGTTAAATAAAGTGTGGCACGTGTCAAATTTATTTCATCAATCGATTCAAGAAGACGTAGCAGGTAAGCTTGTGGAACGCTCAAACGGTGATGCAGTATTTTTCTGTAACAGCGGTGCAGAAGCCAACGAAGCGGCGATTAAATTAGCGCGCAAGTACACACAAAAACACAAAATTATTACGTTTACAAAATCATTTCATGGACGTACATTTGCTACAATGACAGCTACAGGGCAGGCAAAAATTCATGATGGCTTCGGTCCTCTTGTTAATGAGTTTGTTTACGTGCCCTACAATGATGAAGAAGCATTAAAACAGGAAATGGACGACAGCGTAGCAGCAATTATGGTTGAAGTCATTCAAGGAGAAGGCGGAGTGGTTCCAGGAACCGAAGCATTTTTATTAACCATTCAAGAGCTATGTAAAAAGCACGAAGCACTGTTTATAGTTGACGAAGTGCAAACTGGAATCGGCAGAACTGGAAAACCATTTGCTTATCAGCATTTTAACGTTTCACCAGATATTATTACAGCAGCTAAAGGATTAGGAAGCGGAATGCCGGTTGGTGCAATGATTGGCAAAGGCTATCTCAAAGAAGCATTTGGACCTGGTACTCACGGAACAACCTTTGGAGGAAACCCAATTGCACTAGCTTCAGCCAAAGCAACCTTAAACATTATTTTTAATGAAGCATTTTTGGCAGAGGTTACAGAAAAAAGCCTTTATTTTACCAATGCTTTGAAAAATAGCGTAGCAGATTATTCATTTGTAACCGATGTTCGTGGAAAAGGTTTTATGATTGGAATTGAATGCGGAGAACATCAGTCAGCATTGCTTGCAGCTATGCGTGAAAAAGGATTGCTAGCACTGGGAGCAGGACCGCATGTAGTACGATTGCTGCCGCCTTTAACTGTAACAAAAGAAGAGTTGGACCAAGCGATTCATATCATTGAAGAAGCGTTTAGCCAAACAAAAATTACTTCATAA
- a CDS encoding carbamoyl phosphate synthase small subunit translates to MNGYLHLANGDSFAGHIEHTATHQAEGEIVFFTGMTGYQEVVTDPSYKDQIIVFTYPLIGNYGINEKDYESKKPHVAGVVVYECSDEGFHYEAMYSFKQYLKKWNIPLITHVDTRAVVKRIRKEGTMQSAFSTSAEPPAFTAECDGYVVKEVSTKEPVTYGNGEKHVVLMDFGYKKSILQELLNRGCKVTVVPYSTSSSKVKELQPDGIVLSNGPGDPTQVSSQLDELKEIISSYPTLGICFGHQLIGLAFGAQTKKLAFGHRGANQPVIDLTNNKVCMTSQNHSYVVDEQTITSTPLNVRFKNVNDGSVEGLMHKDLPVMSVQYHPEAHPGPSDSTYIFDEFMTKVQQVGSGKVYA, encoded by the coding sequence ATGAACGGATATTTACACTTAGCAAACGGCGATTCGTTCGCCGGACACATTGAACATACAGCAACGCACCAGGCAGAAGGAGAAATTGTTTTCTTTACTGGAATGACTGGTTATCAAGAAGTTGTGACTGATCCATCTTACAAAGATCAAATTATCGTCTTTACGTACCCTTTGATTGGGAACTATGGTATCAATGAAAAAGATTATGAAAGCAAAAAGCCTCACGTAGCAGGCGTTGTCGTATACGAATGTTCAGATGAAGGGTTCCATTACGAAGCGATGTACAGCTTTAAACAATATTTAAAGAAATGGAACATTCCGCTTATTACACATGTGGATACGAGAGCGGTCGTAAAACGAATTCGAAAAGAAGGTACGATGCAATCTGCCTTTTCGACATCTGCTGAACCACCAGCATTTACTGCTGAATGCGATGGATATGTAGTAAAAGAAGTATCAACAAAAGAGCCTGTTACTTACGGGAACGGTGAAAAACACGTTGTATTAATGGACTTTGGCTATAAAAAATCAATTTTACAAGAGCTGTTAAATCGAGGCTGCAAAGTAACAGTTGTTCCTTATTCTACAAGCTCTTCAAAAGTAAAAGAGCTGCAGCCGGATGGCATTGTCTTATCAAACGGACCTGGAGATCCAACCCAAGTGAGCAGTCAGCTGGATGAACTAAAAGAAATTATTTCATCGTATCCAACTTTGGGAATTTGCTTTGGACATCAGTTAATTGGGCTTGCTTTTGGGGCACAAACCAAAAAGCTGGCGTTCGGTCACCGAGGAGCTAATCAGCCTGTAATTGATTTAACGAATAACAAAGTGTGTATGACGTCTCAAAACCATAGCTATGTCGTAGATGAACAGACGATTACGTCTACGCCATTAAACGTTCGATTTAAAAATGTGAATGACGGATCGGTTGAAGGTTTAATGCATAAAGACCTTCCTGTTATGTCGGTTCAATATCATCCAGAAGCACATCCTGGACCAAGTGACAGCACGTATATCTTTGATGAATTTATGACGAAAGTACAGCAAGTAGGGAGCGGAAAAGTATATGCCTAA
- a CDS encoding carbamoyl phosphate synthase large subunit — protein sequence MPKDQTLKKILVIGSGPIVIGQAAEFDYSGTQACLSLKEEGYEVILINNNPATIMTDTHVADRIYFEPLTVDCVEKIIAKEKPDGLLATLGGQTGLNLALELHEQNILPKYDVKLLGTPIESIKKGESREEFRALMNELNEPVPESEVVTKVEEALAFAKKIGFPVIVRPAYTLGGTGGGIAHSMEELEKLSASGLRESAITQCLIEKSIAGFKEVEYEVMRDVNNTCITICNMENIDPVGVHTGDSVVVAPSQTLTDVEYQMLRSASVKIISSLGIIGGCNIQFALDPKSKQYYLIEVNPRVSRSSALASKATGYPIAKIAAKLSVGYTLHELLNPVTGDTYASFEPALDYVVVKFPRWPFDKFFYAERTLGTQMKATGEVMAIDRNFTRSFQKALSSLEIDLQGLEVEELQELSTDELKSRLGEQSDERIFVILELLRRGTTPEYIHEVTQIDYFYLTHFAQLIKMEASLKEVRFDSITAEQFKQVKEHGFTDAYLADVWNVPELEVRAKRKALHITPSYKMVDTCAAEFESSTAYFYSSYYGESEIEPSTNKKVAIIGSGPIRIGQGVEFDYSSVHGVLALEKEGYETILINNNPETVSTDFEVADRLYFEPVTVEDVLNVLDAENVTDVIVQYGGQTAISLVKGLEEAGVNLLGITNDVIDALEDRDLFYKLLDDCDIPHIPGEMAKDAKELVKKAKDMGFPLLIRPSYVIGGKGMLTIQNETELQACLPAIKASHFPMLIDAYFPGKEAEVDVVADGKDVLIPTIVEHIEKAGVHSGDSYALLPAKTVEAAHKEKMVSYAQKIVNKLQYKGIMNIQYVIYNDEVYMLEVNPRASRTVPVVSKVCNTPLVSLSTQILLGKSLSEISEKLGLLPDPAYTTIKFPVFSTSKLSGVDPLVGPEMKSTGEGIAISSTIEEAAKKVFHQYVLSKKGAAEVYINGEAQGLEELAQSAGLTLVKDKEVSEWVKTKEALLYVSLQPEDKESRMSALKHGLMVMTEAETASLFFQSFQVDEYHVSSLQEWFQKTKKEVTVS from the coding sequence ATGCCTAAAGACCAAACGTTAAAAAAGATTTTAGTAATCGGATCAGGACCAATCGTAATCGGGCAAGCAGCAGAATTTGATTATTCAGGAACTCAGGCATGCTTGTCATTAAAAGAAGAAGGTTATGAAGTTATCTTAATCAATAATAATCCAGCTACAATTATGACGGACACTCACGTAGCAGACCGAATCTATTTTGAACCATTAACAGTAGACTGCGTAGAGAAAATTATTGCAAAAGAAAAGCCGGACGGTTTGTTAGCAACATTAGGTGGACAGACGGGTTTAAACTTAGCACTTGAGCTTCATGAACAAAACATTTTGCCAAAATATGATGTGAAACTTTTAGGAACGCCGATTGAATCAATCAAAAAAGGTGAAAGTCGTGAAGAGTTCCGCGCATTGATGAATGAACTGAATGAACCGGTGCCGGAAAGTGAAGTTGTTACAAAAGTAGAAGAAGCGTTAGCTTTTGCCAAGAAAATTGGTTTTCCTGTTATTGTACGTCCTGCTTATACGCTAGGCGGAACGGGCGGAGGAATTGCTCATTCTATGGAAGAGCTTGAAAAGCTTTCAGCGTCAGGTTTGCGTGAAAGTGCTATTACTCAGTGCTTAATTGAAAAAAGCATCGCCGGATTTAAAGAGGTTGAGTACGAGGTTATGCGTGACGTAAACAATACGTGCATCACAATTTGTAATATGGAGAACATCGATCCCGTAGGCGTCCATACTGGAGATTCGGTGGTCGTTGCTCCTTCTCAAACACTAACAGACGTGGAATATCAAATGCTTCGCTCTGCTTCAGTTAAAATTATTTCATCGCTTGGCATTATTGGGGGTTGCAACATTCAGTTTGCGCTTGATCCAAAAAGCAAGCAGTACTATTTAATTGAAGTAAATCCGCGTGTGAGCCGTTCGTCTGCTCTTGCATCAAAAGCAACTGGCTATCCGATTGCCAAAATTGCTGCAAAGCTATCGGTAGGCTACACGCTTCATGAATTATTAAATCCTGTGACAGGAGACACGTATGCAAGCTTTGAACCTGCTCTTGACTATGTAGTAGTGAAATTTCCAAGATGGCCGTTTGACAAGTTTTTCTACGCTGAAAGAACGCTTGGTACGCAAATGAAAGCAACTGGAGAAGTAATGGCTATTGACCGTAACTTTACACGTAGCTTCCAAAAAGCATTATCTTCTTTAGAAATTGACTTACAAGGATTAGAAGTAGAAGAACTGCAAGAACTTTCAACGGATGAATTAAAAAGCAGGCTAGGCGAACAAAGCGATGAGCGTATTTTTGTTATCCTTGAGCTTTTACGCCGCGGCACAACGCCTGAGTATATCCATGAAGTAACACAAATTGATTATTTCTATTTAACACACTTTGCACAGCTGATTAAAATGGAAGCATCTTTAAAAGAAGTACGTTTTGATTCGATTACAGCTGAACAATTCAAGCAAGTGAAGGAACATGGTTTTACAGATGCGTATCTAGCAGACGTATGGAATGTGCCAGAACTTGAGGTAAGAGCGAAACGTAAAGCACTACATATTACGCCAAGCTATAAAATGGTGGATACATGTGCAGCGGAGTTTGAATCTTCAACGGCGTATTTCTACTCTAGTTACTACGGCGAAAGTGAGATTGAACCATCAACGAATAAAAAAGTTGCGATTATCGGTTCTGGACCAATTCGTATCGGGCAAGGAGTAGAGTTCGACTACAGCTCTGTACACGGTGTGCTAGCTCTTGAAAAAGAAGGATACGAAACGATTTTAATTAACAATAATCCAGAAACGGTAAGTACAGATTTTGAAGTAGCAGATCGCTTATATTTTGAACCTGTAACAGTAGAGGACGTATTAAATGTTCTTGATGCTGAAAATGTGACGGATGTAATTGTTCAATACGGAGGTCAAACGGCTATTTCGCTTGTTAAAGGTCTAGAAGAAGCTGGCGTTAATTTACTAGGGATTACAAATGATGTCATTGATGCACTTGAAGATCGTGACCTGTTTTATAAGCTCTTAGATGACTGTGATATTCCGCATATCCCAGGTGAAATGGCGAAGGACGCGAAAGAACTTGTAAAAAAAGCAAAAGATATGGGCTTCCCATTACTTATTCGTCCTTCTTACGTGATTGGCGGAAAAGGAATGCTGACAATTCAAAACGAAACGGAGCTGCAGGCTTGTTTACCGGCTATTAAAGCTTCTCATTTCCCAATGCTTATTGATGCTTACTTCCCGGGAAAAGAAGCAGAAGTTGACGTGGTAGCAGATGGAAAAGATGTGTTGATTCCGACAATCGTTGAACATATTGAAAAAGCCGGCGTTCATTCAGGAGACAGCTATGCGCTTTTACCAGCAAAAACAGTAGAAGCAGCGCATAAAGAAAAAATGGTGAGCTACGCTCAAAAAATTGTAAACAAACTTCAATATAAAGGGATTATGAATATCCAATATGTTATTTACAACGATGAAGTCTACATGCTGGAAGTTAATCCGCGTGCCAGCCGTACAGTGCCTGTAGTAAGCAAAGTGTGCAACACGCCGCTTGTTTCGCTATCAACTCAAATATTGCTTGGGAAATCATTGTCGGAAATTAGTGAAAAGCTAGGTTTATTGCCGGATCCGGCTTACACAACTATCAAGTTTCCAGTGTTTTCGACAAGTAAATTATCAGGAGTTGATCCACTTGTTGGACCAGAAATGAAGTCAACTGGTGAAGGAATTGCGATTTCTTCAACGATTGAAGAAGCAGCAAAAAAAGTATTCCATCAGTATGTGTTAAGTAAAAAAGGTGCTGCAGAAGTGTATATCAACGGAGAGGCGCAGGGCCTTGAAGAGCTTGCGCAAAGCGCGGGATTAACTCTTGTTAAAGATAAAGAAGTTAGTGAATGGGTGAAAACGAAAGAAGCTTTATTATATGTAAGTTTACAGCCTGAAGATAAAGAAAGCCGTATGTCAGCATTAAAACACGGTTTAATGGTTATGACGGAGGCAGAAACGGCTTCGCTATTTTTCCAATCGTTCCAAGTCGATGAATATCACGTTTCATCACTGCAAGAATGGTTTCAAAAAACTAAAAAGGAAGTGACAGTATCATGA
- the argF gene encoding ornithine carbamoyltransferase, translating to MSTVSVNTNLKGKDLLTLKDLSSDDIMSLLESAIELKEKHKNGEIVTSLKGKTLGLIFEKSSTRTRVSFEAGMMQLGGNALFLSSQDLQIGRGETIADTARVLSEFIDAIMIRTFEHSKIEELADYASIPVINGLTDDYHPCQALADLLTIYEHKKSFEGLKVAYVGDGNNVAHSLMIACAKMGIDISIGCPDGYEPKDFVTAYVHEIAATTGAKVTITKDPIEAVKNADAIYADVWTSMGQEEEAQQRLKIFAPYQVNEELASYAKSDYLFLHCLPAHREEEVTASVIDGPNSVVFQQAGNRMHVQKALLQAILA from the coding sequence ATGAGTACAGTCTCGGTAAATACGAATTTAAAAGGAAAAGATTTGCTTACACTTAAAGATTTATCATCAGACGATATTATGTCACTTTTAGAAAGCGCCATTGAACTGAAAGAAAAGCATAAAAATGGTGAAATCGTAACATCGTTAAAAGGAAAAACGCTGGGGCTCATTTTTGAAAAATCTTCAACAAGAACAAGAGTCTCATTTGAAGCGGGAATGATGCAGCTTGGAGGAAACGCCCTCTTTTTAAGCAGCCAAGATTTACAGATTGGACGCGGAGAAACGATTGCTGATACAGCACGCGTACTATCTGAATTCATCGATGCTATAATGATTCGTACGTTTGAACACAGCAAGATCGAAGAGCTTGCAGATTACGCATCCATTCCCGTTATTAATGGTTTGACAGATGATTATCATCCTTGTCAGGCTCTAGCTGATTTATTAACGATCTACGAGCACAAGAAATCATTTGAAGGGCTAAAAGTAGCGTATGTTGGAGACGGAAATAATGTAGCGCATTCGTTAATGATTGCCTGTGCAAAAATGGGGATAGATATTTCAATTGGATGCCCTGATGGATATGAGCCAAAAGACTTTGTAACAGCTTATGTTCATGAAATAGCTGCTACAACAGGTGCGAAGGTTACGATTACAAAAGATCCTATAGAAGCTGTGAAAAATGCCGATGCTATTTATGCAGACGTATGGACAAGTATGGGACAGGAAGAAGAAGCACAGCAACGCTTGAAAATATTTGCTCCTTATCAAGTAAATGAAGAACTAGCTTCCTATGCTAAGTCAGACTATTTATTTCTGCACTGTTTGCCTGCGCATCGTGAAGAAGAAGTAACAGCAAGCGTTATTGACGGACCAAATTCTGTTGTTTTTCAGCAGGCTGGAAATCGTATGCATGTACAAAAAGCTTTGCTGCAAGCCATTTTAGCTTAA